The Streptomyces achromogenes genome window below encodes:
- a CDS encoding DUF948 domain-containing protein, translating into MSGGEVAGILVAVFWAILVSFLAVALARLAQTLRATTRLVADVTEQAVPLLADASAAVRSAQTQIDRVDAIASDVQEVTSNASALSTTVASTFGGPLVKVAAFGYGVRRALGGRKDDAPAREPRRTVIVGRAVSRREKRKPRGKRD; encoded by the coding sequence GTGTCCGGTGGAGAGGTGGCCGGCATTCTGGTGGCCGTGTTCTGGGCGATCCTGGTCTCCTTCCTCGCCGTCGCGCTGGCGAGGCTGGCCCAGACGCTCAGGGCGACCACCCGGCTGGTCGCGGACGTGACCGAACAGGCGGTCCCGCTCCTGGCCGACGCCTCCGCCGCCGTGCGCTCCGCGCAGACCCAGATCGACCGGGTCGACGCGATCGCCAGCGATGTCCAGGAGGTCACGTCGAACGCGTCGGCGCTGTCCACCACGGTCGCCTCCACCTTCGGCGGACCCCTGGTGAAGGTCGCCGCGTTCGGCTACGGCGTCCGCCGGGCCCTCGGCGGCCGCAAGGACGACGCGCCCGCGAGGGAGCCCCGGCGGACCGTCATCGTGGGCCGCGCGGTCTCCCGGCGGGAGAAGCGCAAACCCCGTGGAAAGAGGGACTGA
- the alaS gene encoding alanine--tRNA ligase, translating to MESAEIRRRWLSFYEERGHTVVPSASLIADDPTLLLVPAGMVPFKPYFLGEVKPPWARATSVQKCVRTPDIEEVGKTTRHGTFFQMCGNFSFGDYFKEGAIKYAWELLTSPQDKGGYGLEPEKLWITVYQDDDEAERIWHEVVGVPKERIQRLGMKDNYWSMGVPGPCGPCSEINYDRGPDFGVEGGPAVNDERYVEIWNLVFMQYERGEGIGKDNFEILGELPSKNIDTGLGLERLAMILQGVQNMYEIDTSMAVIKKATELTGVAYGEAHDSDVSLRVVTDHMRTSVMLIGDGVTPGNEGRGYVLRRIMRRAIRNMRLLGATGLVVKDLIDTVIEMMGQQYPELVTDRERIEKVALAEENAFVKTLKAGTNILDTAITEAKAAGGQVLAGDKAFLLHDTWGFPIDLTLEMAAEQGLSVDEDGFRRLMKEQRDKAKADAQAKKTGHAGVGAYREIADKAGETDFIGYADTEGESTIVGILVDGASSPAATEGDEVEIVLDRTPFYAEGGGQIGDTGRIKVDTGAVVEIRDTQKPVPGVYVHKGVVQFGEVTVGAKAHASIDGRRRTAIARAHSATHLTHQALRDALGPTAAQAGSENQPGRFRFDFGSPSAVPTAVMTDVEQKINEVLARDLDVQAEVMGIDEAKKQGAIAEFGEKYGERVRVVTIGDFSKELCGGTHVHNTAQLGLVKLLGESSIGSGVRRIEALVGVDAYNFLAREHTVVAQLQELIKGRSEELPEKVSAMLGKLKDAEKEIEKFRAEKVLQAAAGLVESAKDVRGIAVVTGQVPDGTTPDDLRRLVLDVRGRIQGGRAAVVALFTVNNGKPLTVIATNEAARERGLKAGELVRTAAKTLGGGGGGKPDVAQGGGQNPAAVGDAVDAVERLVAETAK from the coding sequence ATGGAGTCGGCCGAGATCCGCCGCCGCTGGCTGAGCTTCTACGAGGAGCGCGGGCACACCGTCGTCCCTTCGGCGTCGCTCATCGCGGACGACCCGACTCTGCTCCTGGTCCCCGCCGGCATGGTCCCGTTCAAGCCGTACTTCCTCGGCGAGGTGAAGCCGCCGTGGGCGCGCGCCACCAGCGTGCAGAAGTGCGTGCGCACGCCCGACATCGAAGAGGTCGGCAAGACCACCCGGCACGGCACGTTCTTCCAGATGTGCGGCAACTTCTCCTTCGGCGACTACTTCAAGGAAGGCGCCATCAAGTACGCCTGGGAGCTGCTCACCAGCCCCCAGGACAAGGGCGGTTACGGCCTGGAGCCGGAGAAGCTCTGGATCACGGTCTACCAGGACGACGACGAGGCCGAGCGCATCTGGCACGAGGTCGTCGGTGTGCCCAAGGAGCGCATCCAGCGCCTCGGCATGAAGGACAACTACTGGTCCATGGGCGTCCCCGGCCCGTGCGGTCCGTGTTCCGAGATCAACTACGACCGCGGCCCCGACTTCGGCGTCGAGGGCGGCCCCGCCGTCAACGACGAGCGGTACGTGGAGATCTGGAACCTCGTCTTCATGCAGTACGAGCGCGGGGAGGGCATCGGCAAGGACAACTTCGAGATCCTCGGCGAGCTGCCCAGCAAGAACATCGACACGGGCCTCGGCCTGGAGCGCCTCGCCATGATTCTGCAGGGCGTGCAGAACATGTACGAGATCGACACCTCCATGGCCGTCATCAAGAAGGCCACCGAGCTGACCGGCGTCGCGTACGGCGAGGCCCACGACTCGGACGTCTCGCTGCGCGTGGTCACCGACCACATGCGCACCTCCGTCATGCTCATCGGCGACGGCGTCACCCCCGGCAACGAGGGCCGCGGCTATGTGCTGCGCCGCATCATGCGCCGCGCCATCCGCAACATGCGCCTCCTCGGCGCCACCGGCCTGGTCGTCAAGGACCTCATCGACACGGTCATCGAGATGATGGGCCAGCAGTACCCGGAGCTGGTCACCGACCGCGAGCGCATCGAGAAGGTCGCCCTCGCCGAGGAGAACGCCTTCGTCAAGACGCTCAAGGCCGGCACCAACATCCTCGACACGGCCATCACCGAGGCCAAGGCCGCCGGCGGTCAGGTCCTCGCCGGAGACAAGGCCTTCCTGCTCCACGACACGTGGGGCTTCCCGATCGACCTCACCCTGGAGATGGCCGCCGAGCAGGGGCTGTCCGTGGACGAGGACGGCTTCCGCCGCCTGATGAAGGAACAGCGGGACAAGGCCAAGGCCGACGCCCAGGCCAAGAAGACCGGGCACGCCGGCGTGGGCGCCTACCGCGAGATCGCCGACAAGGCCGGCGAGACCGACTTCATCGGGTACGCCGACACCGAGGGCGAGTCCACCATCGTCGGCATCCTCGTCGACGGCGCCTCCTCCCCGGCCGCCACCGAGGGCGACGAGGTCGAGATCGTCCTCGACCGCACCCCGTTCTACGCCGAGGGCGGCGGCCAGATCGGCGACACCGGCCGGATCAAGGTCGACACCGGCGCCGTCGTCGAGATCCGCGACACCCAGAAGCCGGTCCCCGGCGTGTACGTGCACAAGGGCGTCGTCCAGTTCGGCGAGGTGACGGTCGGAGCCAAGGCCCACGCCTCGATCGACGGCCGCCGCCGTACGGCCATCGCCCGCGCCCACTCGGCCACCCACCTCACCCACCAGGCGCTGCGCGACGCCCTCGGCCCGACGGCCGCCCAGGCCGGTTCCGAGAACCAGCCCGGCCGTTTCCGCTTCGACTTCGGCTCCCCGTCCGCCGTTCCGACGGCCGTGATGACCGACGTCGAGCAGAAGATCAACGAGGTGCTCGCCCGCGATCTGGACGTCCAGGCCGAGGTCATGGGCATCGACGAGGCCAAGAAGCAGGGCGCCATCGCCGAGTTCGGCGAGAAGTACGGCGAGCGCGTCCGGGTCGTGACCATCGGCGACTTCTCCAAGGAGCTGTGCGGCGGCACGCACGTGCACAACACCGCCCAGCTGGGTCTGGTGAAGCTGCTCGGCGAGTCGTCGATCGGCTCGGGCGTGCGCCGCATCGAGGCCCTGGTCGGCGTCGACGCCTACAACTTCCTGGCCCGTGAGCACACGGTCGTCGCCCAGCTCCAGGAGCTGATCAAGGGCCGTTCGGAGGAGCTCCCGGAGAAGGTCTCCGCCATGCTCGGCAAGCTGAAGGACGCCGAGAAGGAGATCGAGAAGTTCCGCGCCGAGAAGGTCCTCCAGGCCGCCGCCGGTCTCGTGGAGTCCGCCAAGGACGTCCGTGGGATCGCCGTGGTCACCGGCCAGGTCCCGGACGGCACCACGCCGGACGACCTGCGCAGGCTGGTCCTCGACGTGCGCGGCCGCATCCAGGGCGGACGGGCCGCCGTGGTCGCCCTGTTCACGGTCAACAACGGTAAGCCGCTGACCGTCATCGCCACCAACGAGGCCGCCCGTGAGCGCGGGCTCAAGGCCGGTGAGCTGGTCCGCACGGCCGCCAAGACCCTCGGCGGCGGCGGTGGCGGCAAGCCCGACGTGGCCCAGGGCGGCGGCCAGAACCCGGCCGCGGTCGGGGACGCCGTCGACGCCGTCGAGCGGCTCGTGGCGGAAACGGCCAAGTGA
- the rpsD gene encoding 30S ribosomal protein S4, translating to MANQSRPKVKKSRALGIALTPKAVKYFEARPYPPGEHGRGRKQNSDYKVRLLEKQRLRAQYDVSERQLVRAYERASKVQGKTGEALIIELERRLDALVLRSGIARTIYQARQMVVHGHIEVNGQKTDKPSFRVRPDDVVMVRERSREKTLFSIAREGGFAPDGETPRYLQVNLKALAFRLDREPNRKEIPVICDEQLVVEYYAR from the coding sequence GTGGCGAACCAGTCCCGCCCCAAGGTGAAGAAGTCGCGTGCCCTCGGCATCGCGCTGACCCCGAAGGCCGTCAAGTACTTCGAGGCCCGCCCCTACCCGCCGGGTGAGCACGGCCGCGGCCGCAAGCAGAACTCGGACTACAAGGTCCGTCTGCTCGAGAAGCAGCGTCTGCGTGCGCAGTACGACGTGTCCGAGCGCCAGCTCGTCCGCGCCTACGAGCGTGCCTCCAAGGTCCAGGGCAAGACCGGTGAGGCCCTGATCATCGAGCTCGAGCGCCGTCTCGACGCGCTGGTCCTGCGTTCGGGCATCGCCCGCACGATCTACCAGGCCCGCCAGATGGTCGTGCACGGCCACATCGAGGTCAACGGTCAGAAGACCGACAAGCCCTCCTTCCGTGTCCGTCCCGACGACGTCGTGATGGTCCGCGAGCGCAGCCGCGAGAAGACCCTCTTCTCCATCGCCCGTGAGGGCGGCTTCGCCCCCGACGGCGAGACCCCGCGCTACCTCCAGGTGAACCTCAAGGCCCTGGCGTTCCGCCTGGACCGTGAGCCGAACCGCAAGGAGATCCCGGTGATCTGCGACGAGCAGCTCGTCGTCGAGTACTACGCCCGCTGA
- the ruvX gene encoding Holliday junction resolvase RuvX, with product MRKGRRLAIDVGDARIGVASCDPDGILATPVETVPGRDLPAAYRRLGQLVEEYEPIEVVVGLPRSLKGGEGPAAVKVRGFAQELANKIAPVSVRLVDERMTTVTASQGLRASGVKSKKGRSVIDQAAAVIILQQALESERVSGKAPGEGVEVVI from the coding sequence ATGCGCAAGGGCCGTCGACTCGCGATCGACGTCGGGGACGCCCGGATCGGGGTCGCCTCGTGCGACCCCGACGGGATCCTCGCCACTCCGGTGGAGACGGTCCCCGGCCGGGACCTGCCGGCGGCCTACCGGCGGCTGGGACAACTGGTCGAGGAGTACGAGCCGATCGAAGTCGTGGTGGGTCTTCCTCGCTCCCTCAAGGGGGGCGAGGGCCCGGCCGCGGTCAAGGTGCGCGGTTTCGCACAGGAACTGGCGAACAAAATCGCGCCCGTATCCGTACGTCTGGTGGACGAGCGGATGACGACCGTGACGGCCAGTCAGGGACTGCGGGCATCGGGGGTGAAGTCGAAGAAGGGCAGATCGGTCATCGACCAGGCAGCCGCTGTGATTATCCTTCAGCAGGCGCTGGAATCCGAACGGGTGTCAGGTAAAGCACCGGGCGAGGGCGTCGAAGTGGTCATCTGA
- the mltG gene encoding endolytic transglycosylase MltG codes for MTEYGRGSGSEPWHPEDPLYGDGGWEGQQAQPGHQPAYGGQQQHHYPQGQQPQGQQPQQQGYGDWSQGQAQQYDPQYQGYGQQQYTGQDQQQYAQQDQQQYAPQNQQPYHEGYQEGGWDGTGTHAHVPYAADPGDPYGQQAAAYGAQQPDLYGTPDAYPPPEPPNRRQAAPEPEPEAAAAPGPEPGQKTDWDPGPDQGEHAFFAGGAGRDDEDEDDGDAPEGRGDRRGRGGKGDKGSKGAKGKKSRNGVACLVVVLVFTGGLAGVGYLGYHFYQNRYSAAPDFAGAGTGQSVSIEVPKGSGGAAIGRLLKDAGVVKSVDAFVSAVTNNPDGAKIQAGVYILKKEMSAKSAVAMMLDGDSQANVLVKPGQRNAEVYNVIDKKLGLSSGSTKKVAEKEYKTLGLPKWANSDSDIKDPLEGFLFPGTYPAAEGMKPQVVLKEMVARAGEAYEKYGLEAKARELKLDSPLQVVTVASLVQAEGKTVDDYRKMAEVVYNRLDRANRQTYGFLQFDSTFNYLKSESKINISESEITKNKDPYNTYTNKGLPPGPIGNPGEVAIKATLNPTADGWYYFVATDGVSKTEFAKTHEEFQKLKDKFNARTGN; via the coding sequence ATGACTGAGTATGGCCGGGGCTCCGGCTCCGAACCGTGGCATCCGGAGGACCCGTTGTACGGGGACGGCGGATGGGAAGGGCAGCAGGCCCAGCCGGGTCATCAGCCTGCCTACGGCGGCCAGCAGCAGCACCACTACCCGCAGGGTCAGCAGCCACAGGGTCAGCAGCCGCAGCAGCAGGGGTACGGCGACTGGAGTCAGGGACAGGCGCAGCAGTACGACCCGCAGTACCAGGGCTACGGCCAGCAGCAGTACACGGGTCAGGACCAGCAGCAGTACGCCCAGCAGGACCAGCAGCAGTACGCCCCCCAGAACCAGCAGCCCTACCACGAGGGGTACCAGGAGGGCGGCTGGGACGGCACGGGCACCCACGCCCACGTCCCGTACGCGGCCGATCCCGGCGATCCCTATGGTCAGCAGGCCGCTGCCTACGGCGCCCAGCAGCCCGACCTCTACGGCACCCCGGACGCGTATCCGCCGCCGGAGCCGCCCAACCGGCGGCAGGCGGCGCCGGAGCCCGAACCGGAGGCGGCGGCCGCGCCGGGACCTGAGCCCGGGCAGAAGACCGACTGGGATCCCGGTCCCGACCAGGGCGAGCACGCCTTCTTCGCGGGTGGCGCGGGCCGGGACGACGAGGACGAGGACGACGGCGACGCACCGGAGGGGCGCGGCGACCGGCGGGGACGCGGCGGCAAGGGCGACAAGGGGTCCAAAGGGGCCAAGGGCAAGAAGAGCCGTAACGGCGTCGCCTGTCTGGTCGTCGTCCTGGTGTTCACCGGTGGTCTCGCCGGCGTGGGCTACCTCGGTTACCACTTCTACCAGAATCGTTACAGCGCGGCCCCGGACTTCGCGGGTGCGGGCACGGGTCAGAGTGTGAGCATCGAGGTGCCCAAGGGCTCCGGTGGTGCGGCCATCGGCCGCCTGCTGAAGGACGCCGGCGTGGTCAAGAGCGTCGATGCCTTCGTCTCGGCGGTGACCAACAACCCCGACGGGGCGAAGATCCAGGCGGGCGTGTACATCCTGAAGAAGGAGATGTCGGCGAAGAGCGCCGTCGCGATGATGCTCGACGGGGACAGCCAGGCCAACGTGCTGGTCAAACCCGGGCAGCGAAATGCCGAGGTCTACAACGTCATCGACAAGAAACTCGGCTTGTCCTCCGGGAGCACCAAGAAGGTCGCCGAGAAGGAGTACAAGACCCTCGGACTGCCCAAGTGGGCGAACTCGGACAGCGACATCAAGGACCCGCTGGAGGGCTTTCTCTTCCCGGGCACCTATCCCGCAGCCGAAGGCATGAAGCCGCAGGTGGTGCTGAAGGAGATGGTCGCCCGCGCCGGCGAGGCGTACGAGAAGTACGGTCTGGAGGCGAAGGCCAGAGAGCTCAAGCTGGACAGTCCGCTCCAGGTCGTCACGGTCGCGAGCCTCGTCCAGGCCGAGGGCAAGACCGTCGACGACTACCGCAAGATGGCGGAGGTGGTCTACAACCGCCTCGACCGTGCGAATCGCCAGACGTACGGTTTCCTTCAGTTCGACTCGACCTTCAACTATCTGAAGAGCGAAAGCAAGATCAATATCAGCGAGTCGGAGATCACCAAGAACAAGGATCCCTACAACACTTACACCAACAAGGGTCTGCCGCCCGGTCCGATCGGGAATCCCGGCGAGGTCGCGATCAAGGCGACGCTGAATCCGACCGCCGACGGCTGGTATTACTTCGTGGCGACCGATGGCGTGAGCAAGACCGAATTCGCCAAGACGCATGAAGAATTCCAGAAACTCAAGGACAAGTTCAATGCGAGAACGGGCAACTGA